A region from the uncultured Ilyobacter sp. genome encodes:
- a CDS encoding ABC transporter permease subunit: protein MKKGKLSLNLFYMILWGIPIFIFARDFFRVEDLAEIFNESTYKTVAFSFKQASISVLLSFILSIVPSYYIAYRRDRISRLLESLIFIPFFFPVISTIVAFSIIFNLGFFKEFQVLYSLKAIIIANVFYNAPIFLKYLGEGMRSIPKEILEAARLEGISEKDLFFKIKLPLIMPQIFRAFFMVFVYCFTSFAIILSLGGINYSTLEVEIATTLMGSFDFSRAFALGMVQFGVLTIVNSLGQSIEGYELKGEGDVKEVSFFTKIYSIIYLICEYAVVLTGLVFAFFNFYTGKISFKAFSTLFSIELNEYYPVVKGLINSLFLSGLVSALTLIFTYLILKNYTKFTNYIIFSTFGFSSAFLAITLVYMNISWNIPLWILLVIGYFLTSIPVAYSFMYQYIREFPKEILEAAKIDGAGGREIFFLIEFPILKNIFISIFLQIFAIVFGEFTISYTMQVGDIFPVVSLVNYSLASDKRFLESSALSALNLIIIISLFILSQYLRDREWKNS from the coding sequence ATGAAGAAGGGGAAGCTGAGTCTCAATTTATTTTATATGATTCTCTGGGGGATACCCATATTTATATTTGCCAGGGACTTCTTTAGAGTAGAAGACCTGGCAGAGATTTTTAATGAATCGACATATAAGACGGTGGCCTTCTCTTTTAAGCAGGCCTCTATATCTGTTTTGCTGTCGTTTATTCTTTCTATAGTTCCCTCCTATTATATAGCCTACAGAAGAGACCGAATAAGCAGGCTTTTGGAAAGTCTGATATTCATCCCCTTCTTTTTCCCTGTGATATCTACCATAGTGGCATTTTCAATAATATTTAACCTGGGGTTCTTTAAGGAATTCCAGGTTCTTTATTCTCTCAAGGCCATAATAATAGCCAATGTATTTTATAATGCCCCTATATTCTTGAAGTATCTCGGGGAGGGTATGAGGTCTATTCCAAAGGAGATATTAGAAGCCGCAAGACTCGAAGGCATAAGTGAAAAGGATCTTTTTTTTAAAATTAAGTTGCCTCTTATAATGCCTCAGATTTTCCGGGCATTTTTCATGGTTTTTGTATACTGTTTTACCTCTTTTGCAATAATACTGTCTCTGGGAGGGATCAACTACTCTACTCTTGAGGTGGAGATAGCTACGACTCTCATGGGAAGTTTTGACTTCTCTAGGGCCTTTGCCTTGGGGATGGTGCAGTTTGGAGTTCTGACCATTGTAAATTCACTGGGGCAGAGTATAGAGGGATATGAGCTAAAAGGTGAGGGAGATGTAAAAGAGGTCAGTTTTTTTACGAAGATTTACAGTATAATCTACCTGATCTGTGAATACGCCGTTGTGCTCACGGGACTGGTTTTTGCTTTTTTCAATTTTTATACAGGGAAGATTTCTTTTAAAGCTTTTTCAACTCTTTTTTCAATTGAATTAAACGAATATTATCCTGTGGTAAAAGGTCTGATAAACTCCCTGTTTTTATCTGGGTTGGTATCGGCTCTGACTCTTATATTCACATATCTCATTCTTAAAAATTATACCAAATTTACCAATTATATTATTTTTTCAACTTTTGGATTTTCCAGTGCATTTTTGGCAATAACCCTTGTTTATATGAATATAAGCTGGAATATACCTCTGTGGATTCTTCTTGTTATAGGTTATTTTCTGACTTCCATACCTGTAGCCTATTCTTTTATGTATCAGTATATAAGGGAGTTTCCAAAGGAAATTTTGGAAGCTGCAAAAATAGACGGAGCAGGAGGACGGGAGATATTTTTCTTGATAGAGTTTCCCATCCTGAAAAATATATTTATTTCTATATTTCTCCAGATATTTGCCATTGTTTTCGGAGAATTTACAATAAGTTATACAATGCAGGTGGGGGATATTTTTCCTGTGGTCTCTCTTGTAAATTATTCTCTGGCATCTGATAAGAGATTTTTAGAGAGTTCCGCCTTAAGTGCCCTTAATCTCATAATAATAATAAGCTTATTTATTTTGTCACAGTATTTGAGAGACAGAGAGTGGAAGAACAGCTGA
- a CDS encoding thiamine ABC transporter substrate-binding protein: MRKIFAFIFVLIAMAAYGNEVVTVYGPESMKWIQRDIAPKFKEETGVEIKFVSISGLVPRMKLEKNNPKADVVLGLTPSSAEMAKSESLIAKYRPKSHRNISKKEFIMDEEWYVTPFDYGALAINYDAEMLKNPPKSFEEISKMKKQLLVEDPRSFTGQEFMLWTIAVYGDQWKEFWKSLKPSILTVTPSWNEAFAKFTAKEAPMMVGYASSSVYFYQDGNQGKYKSLIPEEGGYVYLEGAALVNKKKIKKESKKFMDFILEKDFQELTAKKNYMFPVTNVKLPEVYKYVPVPEKVVTISGKDAVANLETWKKELIDILKD, translated from the coding sequence ATGAGAAAAATATTTGCATTTATTTTTGTACTAATTGCAATGGCAGCATACGGAAATGAAGTCGTAACAGTCTACGGACCGGAATCTATGAAATGGATTCAGAGGGATATCGCTCCAAAATTTAAAGAGGAGACCGGAGTTGAAATTAAATTTGTGAGTATCAGCGGTCTGGTACCTAGGATGAAGCTAGAAAAAAATAATCCTAAGGCCGATGTTGTGCTAGGGCTTACTCCTAGCAGTGCAGAAATGGCAAAGAGTGAGAGCCTTATAGCAAAATACCGTCCCAAGAGCCATAGGAACATAAGTAAAAAAGAGTTCATCATGGATGAGGAGTGGTATGTCACACCATTTGATTATGGTGCCCTTGCTATAAACTATGATGCCGAGATGCTTAAAAATCCTCCTAAGTCATTTGAAGAGATATCTAAAATGAAAAAGCAGCTTTTGGTAGAGGACCCAAGATCCTTTACAGGACAGGAGTTCATGCTCTGGACTATTGCAGTTTACGGAGATCAGTGGAAAGAGTTCTGGAAAAGCCTAAAACCATCTATACTTACTGTAACACCTAGCTGGAATGAAGCTTTTGCAAAATTTACGGCTAAAGAGGCTCCTATGATGGTTGGATATGCTTCTAGCAGTGTTTATTTTTATCAGGACGGAAATCAGGGAAAATATAAGAGCCTTATCCCTGAAGAGGGAGGCTATGTATATCTAGAGGGAGCGGCTCTTGTAAATAAGAAGAAAATAAAAAAAGAATCAAAAAAGTTCATGGATTTTATTTTAGAAAAAGATTTTCAGGAACTTACAGCAAAGAAAAACTATATGTTTCCAGTAACAAATGTGAAACTTCCTGAGGTGTACAAATATGTGCCTGTCCCTGAAAAAGTAGTTACAATAAGTGGAAAAGATGCTGTGGCAAATCTTGAAACTTGGAAAAAAGAACTTATAGATATTTTAAAAGACTAA
- a CDS encoding cell division protein FtsZ yields MGDFKFSMKVFGVGGAGINALNDMIESGVEGVEYIAADTNVGKLNTSLSPVKIQLGSKITFGLGTGGDYHKGYLCAKEEDGTIKELLKDTDMLFIVSGMGGGTGSGAALRIAELAHKLDILTVAIVTKPFSFEGRMKKLTAQDTLEHLKPYVDSYIVISNDNLLMLPNVNITLQNAFKEADKILKNSVKNIKDIIFKNGLINLDFADIKAVLKNAGEAMIGFGRGNGSIAPILEAALTSPLIEGEIKGAQQLLINIASGDNLPLDKLAEVQMAINKLLIIEPENIILGVIVDEELESDIEIAVIGTKIKSL; encoded by the coding sequence ATGGGGGATTTTAAATTTTCTATGAAGGTTTTTGGAGTCGGAGGTGCAGGGATAAACGCCTTGAATGATATGATTGAAAGTGGAGTAGAAGGGGTGGAATATATAGCTGCAGATACAAATGTAGGAAAATTGAATACATCACTTTCTCCTGTCAAAATACAGCTCGGAAGCAAGATAACTTTTGGACTAGGTACAGGGGGCGATTATCATAAGGGTTACCTCTGTGCTAAGGAAGAGGATGGCACTATAAAAGAACTTTTGAAAGATACAGATATGCTTTTTATAGTATCTGGAATGGGTGGAGGGACAGGAAGTGGGGCTGCGCTAAGGATAGCAGAGCTTGCACATAAGCTCGATATACTGACAGTTGCAATTGTAACCAAGCCTTTTTCTTTTGAAGGTCGTATGAAGAAACTCACTGCTCAAGACACCCTAGAGCATCTAAAGCCCTATGTTGATTCATATATTGTGATTTCAAATGATAACCTTCTCATGCTTCCCAATGTAAACATAACTCTTCAAAATGCCTTTAAAGAGGCTGATAAAATACTGAAAAATTCTGTAAAAAATATAAAAGATATAATTTTTAAAAATGGACTTATAAACCTTGATTTTGCAGATATAAAGGCTGTTTTGAAAAATGCAGGAGAGGCAATGATAGGTTTCGGAAGAGGAAACGGCAGTATAGCCCCTATACTAGAAGCTGCTCTTACCAGTCCCCTTATAGAGGGTGAGATAAAAGGAGCCCAACAGCTTCTTATAAATATCGCCAGTGGAGACAACCTTCCTCTAGACAAACTTGCCGAAGTCCAGATGGCCATCAACAAGCTTTTGATAATAGAACCTGAAAATATAATTTTAGGAGTCATCGTAGATGAGGAATTAGAAAGTGATATTGAGATAGCGGTCATAGGAACTAAAATAAAATCTCTTTAA
- a CDS encoding metalloregulator ArsR/SmtB family transcription factor, with amino-acid sequence MGRNIEKCDCMIIHKDVVEKVKKNLKSDKLIQNVADFFKAFSDSTRLKIVSMLLEEEMCVCDIANVLNMTHSSVSHQLRVLRQLRVVKNRKDGKTVYYSLDDDHVRTILAQGISHLKH; translated from the coding sequence ATGGGTAGAAACATAGAAAAATGTGATTGTATGATTATACATAAAGATGTGGTTGAAAAAGTAAAAAAAAATCTAAAAAGTGACAAGTTAATACAAAATGTAGCAGATTTCTTTAAGGCCTTTTCCGATAGTACAAGATTGAAAATAGTATCTATGCTTTTAGAAGAGGAGATGTGCGTATGTGATATCGCAAATGTTCTCAATATGACTCACTCATCTGTATCTCACCAGTTGAGAGTTTTAAGACAACTTAGAGTTGTAAAGAACAGAAAAGACGGAAAGACTGTTTATTATTCTCTAGATGATGATCATGTGAGAACCATATTAGCCCAGGGAATAAGCCACCTCAAACATTAA
- the glpX gene encoding class II fructose-bisphosphatase — translation MKRELALEFARVTEAAALAAYKWVGKGDKEGADQAAVDAMRSMLNKLSIKGEIVIGEGEIDEAPMLYIGEKVGKLNNAETLSEEEQCFLTEVDIAVDPVEGTRMTAQGQPNAIAVLAVGNKGSFLKAPDMYMEKLIVGPEAKGVIDLEKPLIENVKNVAKALKKELDELTMVILDKPRHSQIIKDLQAMGLRIYALPDGDVAGSILSAVVDSDVDMLYGIGGAPEGVISAAVIKALGGDMNAKLKLRSEVKGISLENDKISNYEKMRCQEMGIDITKVMRIDDLVKDDEVIFSATGITGGDLLEGVKKKGPIARTQTLLVRGKTKTIRYINSVHNLDYKDEDIKGLIR, via the coding sequence ATGAAAAGAGAATTAGCATTAGAATTTGCCAGAGTAACGGAGGCAGCCGCTCTCGCAGCCTATAAATGGGTAGGTAAAGGGGATAAAGAAGGAGCCGACCAGGCAGCTGTAGATGCTATGAGAAGCATGCTAAATAAGCTTTCCATAAAAGGAGAGATAGTAATTGGTGAAGGGGAAATTGATGAAGCCCCTATGCTTTATATCGGAGAAAAAGTGGGGAAACTTAATAATGCAGAGACGCTTTCAGAGGAGGAGCAGTGTTTTCTAACTGAAGTGGATATAGCTGTAGACCCGGTAGAAGGGACTAGAATGACTGCTCAGGGGCAGCCAAATGCAATAGCGGTACTTGCTGTAGGAAACAAGGGAAGTTTTTTGAAGGCTCCTGACATGTATATGGAAAAACTTATAGTTGGTCCAGAAGCAAAGGGGGTAATCGATCTAGAGAAGCCTCTAATTGAAAATGTCAAAAATGTGGCAAAAGCCTTAAAAAAAGAATTGGATGAACTGACCATGGTTATTCTTGATAAACCTAGACACAGCCAGATAATAAAAGACCTCCAAGCTATGGGATTGAGAATCTATGCTCTCCCTGACGGAGATGTGGCTGGATCGATCCTCTCAGCTGTGGTTGATTCTGATGTGGATATGCTCTATGGTATAGGGGGAGCTCCTGAAGGAGTAATCTCAGCAGCTGTTATAAAAGCTCTAGGTGGAGATATGAATGCAAAATTGAAGCTCAGAAGTGAAGTGAAAGGAATATCTCTTGAAAATGATAAAATATCTAATTATGAAAAAATGAGATGCCAAGAGATGGGAATAGATATAACTAAGGTCATGAGAATAGATGACCTTGTAAAAGATGATGAGGTTATTTTTTCTGCTACTGGTATAACAGGAGGAGATCTTTTAGAAGGGGTTAAGAAAAAAGGCCCTATAGCTAGAACTCAGACTCTTCTTGTAAGAGGAAAAACTAAAACTATCAGATATATCAACTCTGTACACAATTTAGACTACAAGGATGAGGACATAAAAGGATTAATCAGATAG
- a CDS encoding septum formation initiator family protein has product MKINIKNKRELFVTLVFLVFLQYFLPKIYRSHVKLNKLIKEKKDLNLIHENVKIDIMELDQDIEKLNDPYYIEKISREKLQMRKKGEVIYRLTD; this is encoded by the coding sequence ATGAAGATAAATATAAAAAACAAAAGGGAATTATTTGTTACTCTTGTATTTTTAGTTTTTTTACAATACTTTCTTCCGAAGATATATAGAAGTCATGTAAAACTCAACAAGCTTATTAAAGAAAAAAAAGACTTAAATTTAATTCATGAAAATGTTAAAATAGACATAATGGAGCTGGATCAGGATATAGAAAAGCTAAATGATCCTTATTATATAGAAAAAATATCTAGAGAGAAGCTTCAAATGAGAAAAAAAGGTGAGGTCATTTATAGATTGACTGACTAG
- a CDS encoding DUF368 domain-containing protein codes for MFKNVIKGALIGVANVIPGISGGTLALILGIYEKLTESIGEFFNVTRKKKLEYIIFISQIMVGAGIGILLFAKLIEFLFKNHYEETSFFFLGIIIASLPAIMQHKDKIHPKKNEVVLFLMGAIIPLILFFYQSFIKISTVNGVDGSISTFYILKLFLCGIIAGGTMVIPGISGSLILMILGEYYNVLGFINNFKIFPMGMFAVGAALGVFIFAKVMDKFLKRYKDETLYFILGIVTLSLLEMWPGVTLNISSIVLDVLVFCTGIFLVTRVRDIKTER; via the coding sequence ATGTTTAAAAATGTAATAAAAGGTGCACTAATAGGAGTTGCCAATGTTATTCCTGGAATATCGGGGGGAACACTGGCACTTATTTTAGGTATATATGAAAAACTAACAGAATCCATAGGTGAATTCTTTAATGTGACTCGTAAGAAAAAACTGGAATATATAATATTTATTTCGCAAATAATGGTTGGTGCAGGGATTGGGATACTTCTTTTTGCTAAACTGATAGAATTCCTGTTTAAAAATCACTATGAGGAGACGAGCTTTTTTTTCCTCGGGATAATAATAGCATCTCTACCTGCTATAATGCAGCATAAGGACAAAATCCATCCTAAAAAGAATGAAGTTGTATTATTTTTGATGGGGGCCATTATTCCTCTGATACTGTTTTTTTATCAGAGTTTTATTAAAATCTCAACTGTTAACGGAGTGGACGGAAGCATATCGACTTTCTATATCCTGAAACTATTTTTATGCGGGATAATAGCTGGAGGTACCATGGTGATCCCCGGCATCTCTGGGTCATTGATACTGATGATACTAGGGGAATATTATAATGTCCTGGGATTTATAAATAATTTTAAAATCTTTCCCATGGGGATGTTTGCAGTGGGGGCAGCTCTTGGGGTATTTATTTTTGCAAAGGTGATGGATAAATTTCTAAAAAGATATAAGGATGAAACTCTGTATTTTATACTTGGTATTGTTACCCTGTCTCTTTTGGAAATGTGGCCTGGAGTGACTTTGAATATCTCCAGTATAGTTTTGGATGTGCTTGTCTTTTGTACGGGGATTTTTCTTGTGACAAGAGTAAGGGATATAAAAACGGAGAGGTAA
- the aroQ gene encoding type II 3-dehydroquinate dehydratase → MLKILVIHGVNLNFLGTREPKIYGSLTLEDINKKIEERASGHGFEIEVFQSNHEGEIVDKIQEHFQKSDYLVINPAAFTHYSIAIRDAILATGIKTIEVHLSNVHSREEFRRKSVIADIAVGQIAGFSYYGYIMALDYIKESCVK, encoded by the coding sequence ATGCTTAAGATACTGGTAATTCACGGAGTTAATCTGAATTTTTTGGGGACAAGAGAGCCTAAAATATACGGAAGTCTGACCCTCGAAGATATAAATAAAAAAATCGAAGAGAGGGCTTCTGGGCACGGTTTTGAAATAGAGGTATTTCAATCAAACCATGAAGGTGAAATAGTGGACAAGATACAAGAGCACTTTCAAAAGAGTGATTATCTTGTAATCAATCCAGCTGCCTTTACACATTACAGCATCGCCATAAGGGATGCTATTTTGGCTACTGGAATAAAAACTATAGAGGTTCATCTTTCTAATGTTCACAGCAGGGAAGAATTTAGAAGAAAGTCTGTAATAGCGGACATTGCTGTGGGGCAAATAGCTGGGTTTTCATACTATGGCTATATAATGGCCCTGGACTATATAAAAGAAAGTTGTGTGAAATAA
- the nrdR gene encoding transcriptional regulator NrdR, translated as MKCPFCDSENTRVVDSRAYSEGYSIKRRRECNSCGKRFTTYEKVEETPFYVVKKDKSRERFDSEKLMRGLMRATVKRNISREELEVFLMDVEKTIHNSLKNEISTRELGELIMEKLKHFDEVAYVRFASVYMEFDDIKSFIEIVEDIKRK; from the coding sequence ATGAAATGTCCATTTTGTGATTCGGAGAATACAAGAGTTGTAGATAGTAGAGCCTACTCTGAAGGGTACTCTATAAAGAGAAGGCGTGAGTGTAACTCCTGTGGAAAAAGATTTACTACCTATGAGAAGGTGGAGGAGACACCTTTTTATGTGGTAAAAAAAGACAAAAGCCGAGAAAGATTTGACAGTGAAAAACTAATGAGGGGACTCATGAGGGCTACAGTCAAGAGAAATATAAGCAGGGAGGAGCTGGAAGTTTTTTTGATGGATGTTGAAAAAACTATCCACAATTCTCTTAAAAATGAGATAAGCACTCGGGAACTGGGCGAATTAATAATGGAGAAATTAAAACACTTTGATGAAGTGGCATACGTAAGATTTGCTTCTGTGTATATGGAGTTTGATGATATAAAGTCTTTCATTGAAATAGTAGAAGATATAAAAAGAAAGTAG
- a CDS encoding PTS sugar transporter subunit IIA, producing the protein MMNIVKITDYMSKDLVSLDLKAGNKTEVLEELSTLIGKSDTIIDNVVTHKALVEREELGSTGIGKKVAIPHAKTDAAEKLTIAFGISRKGVDFASLDEEDVKMFFVFASPLKDSQIYLKVLARISRLIRNEEFRNKLLAVKTPEEVLECIEEEENI; encoded by the coding sequence ATGATGAATATAGTTAAAATAACAGATTACATGTCAAAGGACTTAGTAAGCCTAGACCTTAAGGCTGGAAATAAAACAGAAGTATTAGAAGAGTTATCAACTTTGATAGGGAAATCAGACACAATAATTGATAATGTAGTAACTCATAAGGCTTTGGTAGAAAGAGAAGAGCTAGGAAGCACGGGGATAGGTAAAAAAGTTGCCATTCCTCATGCAAAAACAGACGCGGCAGAGAAATTGACAATAGCCTTTGGAATAAGCAGAAAAGGTGTTGATTTTGCTTCTTTAGATGAAGAAGATGTAAAAATGTTTTTTGTTTTTGCTTCTCCTCTCAAAGACAGTCAAATATATTTGAAAGTTTTAGCTAGAATTTCGAGACTTATCAGAAACGAAGAATTCAGGAATAAACTCTTGGCAGTAAAAACTCCAGAAGAGGTACTAGAGTGCATTGAAGAAGAAGAGAATATTTAG
- the recO gene encoding DNA repair protein RecO, whose translation MKFLSSDGVIIKKLDYGEADRLITIFSRRYGKIQLNIKGIRKSKRRDKNAVELLALSKFVFYRKGERLITTNFELLESFWGIRSNVENIEIIMYILSVLNNILVENQRKSVLYNYFLKVINYLDKSENKIKNHLLVCHFLNKMIQEEGIAFELSEGKYFDIENSKFSKNSGSYFLKLSKMEKIILENISGERSDGVLKEIRDITAIKKVINILEKYINYHLHTSLNFKHFLGEDLKNDEYS comes from the coding sequence ATGAAATTTTTAAGTAGTGACGGTGTAATTATAAAAAAATTAGATTATGGAGAAGCAGACAGGCTGATAACAATTTTTAGCCGGAGATATGGTAAAATACAACTTAATATAAAGGGAATAAGAAAATCTAAAAGAAGAGATAAAAATGCAGTAGAACTTCTGGCACTTTCTAAGTTTGTTTTTTACAGAAAAGGTGAACGCCTTATAACTACAAATTTTGAATTACTTGAGTCATTTTGGGGTATAAGAAGCAATGTTGAAAATATAGAGATAATAATGTACATTTTATCGGTGCTGAATAATATCTTGGTAGAAAACCAGAGGAAAAGTGTTCTTTACAATTATTTTTTAAAAGTTATAAATTATTTAGATAAAAGTGAAAATAAAATAAAAAATCATTTGCTTGTTTGTCATTTTTTAAATAAAATGATACAGGAGGAAGGAATTGCTTTTGAATTATCAGAAGGTAAATATTTTGACATAGAAAACTCAAAGTTCAGCAAAAATTCTGGAAGTTATTTTTTAAAATTATCTAAAATGGAAAAAATAATATTGGAAAATATATCAGGTGAGAGATCAGATGGTGTTTTGAAAGAGATAAGAGATATTACAGCTATAAAAAAAGTAATAAATATATTGGAAAAATATATAAATTATCATCTCCACACTAGTCTAAATTTCAAACATTTTTTAGGGGAGGATTTAAAAAATGATGAATATAGTTAA
- the mreC gene encoding rod shape-determining protein MreC: MKFKKMGGSKKRLTYYIVSLILVLLVLRGPLNSLEGPVGSVFFPVKVWVYQSTNKIKEGLSTLKNYNRIMQENKEFKHEVAKLAILEKQTETLVEENERLHKLLDMKQSSKKAFKVARINFKDSLTYHESVFIDLGETDGIKKDMVVMAGKNLLGRVSKIYKDYSLVELVTKGEVYTSVLSGKNEVLGVLKGENSELMTMESVSVDKNIDVGEVIYTSGISDIYPKGIYVGRVESIGESKNQLFKDIKVVQDFNIFDINEVIIFEEG; this comes from the coding sequence ATGAAGTTTAAAAAAATGGGAGGTTCTAAAAAAAGACTTACCTACTATATAGTCAGTCTGATTCTGGTCCTCTTGGTTTTAAGGGGGCCTCTTAATTCACTGGAAGGTCCTGTGGGAAGTGTCTTTTTCCCTGTAAAGGTATGGGTCTATCAGTCCACCAATAAAATAAAGGAGGGGCTGTCAACTCTCAAGAATTATAATAGGATAATGCAAGAGAATAAAGAGTTCAAGCATGAGGTGGCAAAGCTTGCAATCCTAGAAAAACAAACAGAGACTCTTGTAGAGGAAAATGAGAGACTGCACAAGCTGCTAGATATGAAGCAAAGTAGCAAAAAAGCCTTTAAAGTTGCAAGAATTAATTTTAAGGATAGTTTGACCTACCATGAAAGTGTATTTATAGACCTAGGGGAAACAGACGGAATAAAAAAAGATATGGTGGTAATGGCCGGAAAAAACCTTTTGGGCAGGGTATCAAAAATTTACAAAGATTATTCTCTGGTGGAGCTTGTTACAAAAGGTGAAGTGTATACAAGTGTCTTAAGTGGAAAAAATGAAGTTCTAGGTGTATTAAAAGGGGAAAACTCAGAATTAATGACCATGGAGAGTGTCTCGGTAGATAAAAATATAGATGTCGGAGAGGTGATATACACCTCTGGAATAAGTGATATTTATCCTAAGGGAATCTACGTAGGAAGAGTTGAAAGTATAGGGGAGAGTAAAAATCAACTTTTTAAAGATATAAAAGTAGTCCAAGATTTTAACATTTTTGATATTAATGAAGTTATAATATTTGAAGAGGGGTAA